The following coding sequences lie in one Prochlorococcus marinus XMU1412 genomic window:
- a CDS encoding PIN/TRAM domain-containing protein, whose protein sequence is MTDILVLILFVLSGAASGWLGVDLLPVDILKQISNVEGFRIVLAIIGFFVGLAAGFVFLQLRKTFLNQIRTMPTDLLISRSVGLILGLLVANLLLAPILLIPFPREVFFAKPLAAVLSNIFFGVLGYKLADTHGRTLLRLFNPNNTDAYLVNEGILPAASPKILDTSVIIDGRINGLLSCGLLEGQLIVAQSVIDELQTLADSSSNEKRSKGRRGLKLLKELRDLYGRRLVINPTKYEGNGVDEKLLKITEDMTGTLITADYNLSQIAEVKELKVMNLSDLVIALRPEVQPGESLNIKIVREGKEKMQGIGYLDDGTMVVIDEAKNFVGSRLDIVITGALQTPTGRMVFGKLINNPESNKSFKSPATQG, encoded by the coding sequence ATGACAGATATCTTAGTATTAATTTTATTTGTATTGTCTGGAGCTGCCTCAGGCTGGCTTGGTGTTGATTTATTGCCAGTAGACATTCTCAAACAGATATCTAATGTAGAAGGTTTTAGAATTGTTTTAGCAATAATTGGTTTTTTTGTAGGATTAGCAGCTGGTTTTGTATTTCTTCAACTTAGAAAGACGTTTCTTAATCAAATAAGAACAATGCCTACAGACTTACTAATAAGTAGGTCCGTTGGATTAATTTTAGGATTACTAGTTGCGAATCTCCTACTTGCTCCAATACTATTAATCCCCTTCCCTAGAGAGGTTTTTTTCGCAAAACCTTTAGCAGCCGTATTAAGCAACATTTTCTTTGGTGTGCTTGGTTATAAGTTGGCAGATACCCATGGAAGGACATTATTGAGATTATTCAACCCAAATAATACTGATGCATATCTAGTCAATGAAGGAATCCTCCCTGCCGCAAGTCCAAAAATTCTAGATACTAGCGTAATTATTGATGGAAGAATCAATGGCCTATTAAGTTGCGGCTTACTAGAAGGGCAATTAATTGTTGCTCAAAGTGTAATTGATGAATTACAAACTTTAGCTGACTCAAGCAGTAATGAAAAAAGGTCGAAGGGTAGAAGAGGTCTCAAGTTATTAAAAGAATTAAGAGATTTATATGGGAGAAGACTTGTAATAAACCCAACAAAGTATGAAGGTAATGGGGTAGATGAAAAACTCTTGAAAATTACTGAGGATATGACAGGAACTTTAATTACGGCTGATTATAATCTTTCTCAGATTGCTGAAGTTAAAGAATTAAAAGTTATGAATTTGAGTGATTTGGTTATTGCTTTAAGGCCAGAAGTACAACCAGGAGAATCACTTAATATAAAAATCGTGAGAGAAGGTAAAGAAAAAATGCAAGGTATTGGATATTTAGATGACGGCACAATGGTTGTAATTGATGAGGCAAAGAATTTTGTGGGAAGCAGATTAGACATTGTTATCACAGGAGCATTACAAACTCCCACTGGAAGAATGGTCTTTGGAAAACTAATAAATAATCCTGAGTCAAACAAATCTTTTAAATCACCAGCGACACAGGGCTAA
- the hemW gene encoding radical SAM family heme chaperone HemW has translation MNKFPRSAYVHIPFCHRRCFYCDFAVIPLGNNVETLKGYGSKTVQEYLQFLYKEILSIEHKSPLSTIYVGGGTPSILDPTQIKELIDLFKKNYGIDYGAEITMEVDPASFTQDDLFGFINAGINRFSLGVQSFNNQILQKSGRRHLKEDAEKSCLWLKRVYDSGLIKSWSLDLIQNLPLSGFKEWQGDLKKALTFSPPHLSIYDLNIENGTVFKKLVNLGKLKLPSDEEAFRNSESTHLILKNSGYSRYEISNYCLPRHQSRHNRVYWSGLGWWSFGQGSTSSPWGEKFTRPRVSKEYKEWVTRQDEIILDSSLTNKEFVYKELDEKIMLGLRLKEGVDIKEVFKEQNWENKKFESNFSKLVEEWERFLESGLLVRKGNRFFLSEPDGMELSNQVLVSMFKWWDEIN, from the coding sequence ATGAATAAGTTTCCAAGAAGTGCTTATGTGCACATTCCTTTTTGCCACAGAAGGTGTTTTTATTGTGATTTTGCAGTTATTCCATTAGGAAACAATGTTGAAACTTTAAAAGGTTATGGAAGCAAAACTGTTCAAGAGTATTTGCAATTTTTATATAAAGAAATATTGTCAATTGAGCATAAATCACCTTTATCGACAATTTATGTAGGGGGTGGTACACCATCAATTTTAGATCCAACCCAAATCAAAGAATTAATTGATCTTTTTAAAAAAAATTATGGAATTGACTATGGTGCTGAAATCACTATGGAGGTTGATCCAGCTAGTTTTACTCAAGATGATCTTTTTGGATTCATAAATGCTGGGATAAATAGATTTAGTCTCGGAGTACAAAGTTTTAATAATCAGATACTTCAAAAGTCGGGAAGGCGTCATTTGAAAGAAGATGCAGAAAAATCTTGTTTATGGTTGAAAAGAGTTTATGATTCTGGGTTAATAAAAAGCTGGAGTTTAGATTTAATTCAAAACTTGCCACTTAGTGGATTTAAAGAATGGCAAGGTGACTTAAAAAAAGCATTAACATTTTCACCACCGCATCTATCTATTTACGATTTAAATATTGAAAATGGAACTGTTTTTAAAAAATTAGTTAATTTAGGAAAATTAAAACTCCCAAGTGATGAAGAGGCTTTTAGAAATAGTGAATCAACCCATTTAATTTTAAAAAACTCAGGGTATTCAAGATATGAAATATCAAACTATTGCCTTCCGCGACATCAATCGAGACATAATAGAGTTTATTGGAGCGGTTTAGGCTGGTGGAGTTTTGGTCAAGGTTCTACTAGTTCACCTTGGGGGGAAAAGTTTACTCGACCAAGAGTTAGTAAAGAATATAAAGAATGGGTAACTAGACAAGACGAAATTATTTTAGATTCATCCCTGACAAATAAGGAGTTTGTTTATAAAGAACTTGATGAGAAAATAATGTTGGGATTAAGACTCAAAGAGGGTGTAGATATTAAAGAAGTATTTAAAGAACAAAACTGGGAAAACAAAAAATTTGAAAGCAACTTCAGTAAATTGGTTGAAGAATGGGAAAGATTTCTTGAAAGTGGACTACTAGTAAGAAAGGGGAATAGATTCTTTTTAAGTGAGCCTGATGGTATGGAACTTAGTAATCAAGTTCTTGTTTCTATGTTTAAGTGGTGGGATGAGATTAACTAA
- the ftsZ gene encoding cell division protein FtsZ, translated as MSFGNNPNFDQSREILPSQNAKIEVIGVGGGGSNAVNRMINSDLDGVSFRVLNTDAQALLQSSAESRVQLGQNLTRGLGAGGNPSIGQKAAEESKEELQQALEGSDLVFIAAGMGGGTGTGAAPVVAEVAKQSGALTVGIVTKPFSFEGKRRMRQAEEGIARLAENVDTLIVIPNDRLKDVIAGAPLQEAFRNADDVLRMGVKGISDIITCPGLVNVDFADVRSVMTEAGTALLGIGIGSGRSRAIEAAQAAMNSPLLEAARIDGAKGCVINITGGKDMTLEDMTSASEIIYDVVDQEANIIVGAVVDEAMEGEIQVTVIATGFETTQPLNQQRIKNRLSNQPLYNYSENKESGASIPEFLRLRQNKKDIG; from the coding sequence ATGAGCTTCGGTAACAATCCAAACTTTGATCAATCGAGAGAAATCCTTCCAAGCCAAAACGCCAAAATAGAAGTTATTGGTGTAGGTGGTGGTGGCAGTAATGCAGTCAATAGAATGATAAATAGTGATTTAGATGGTGTTTCATTTAGAGTCCTCAATACCGATGCACAAGCTCTACTACAATCTTCTGCAGAAAGTAGAGTTCAACTTGGACAAAACCTCACTAGAGGTTTAGGTGCAGGTGGGAATCCAAGTATTGGACAAAAAGCAGCCGAAGAATCCAAAGAAGAGCTTCAACAAGCTTTAGAGGGATCTGATTTAGTTTTTATAGCCGCTGGAATGGGTGGAGGAACTGGTACTGGTGCTGCTCCCGTTGTTGCAGAAGTAGCCAAACAAAGTGGGGCGCTTACAGTAGGTATAGTAACCAAACCATTTTCTTTTGAAGGGAAAAGAAGAATGCGTCAAGCAGAGGAGGGGATCGCAAGACTAGCTGAAAACGTTGATACTCTTATAGTTATTCCAAATGACCGATTAAAAGACGTTATAGCAGGAGCTCCTCTTCAAGAAGCATTTAGGAATGCTGATGATGTTCTGAGGATGGGAGTCAAAGGTATTAGTGACATAATTACTTGCCCGGGATTAGTTAATGTTGATTTTGCAGACGTTAGATCAGTTATGACTGAGGCTGGCACTGCACTTCTCGGCATAGGTATAGGTTCAGGAAGATCGAGAGCTATAGAGGCAGCACAGGCAGCAATGAATAGTCCTTTATTAGAAGCAGCAAGAATTGACGGAGCTAAAGGCTGCGTTATAAATATTACTGGAGGCAAAGACATGACTTTAGAAGACATGACTTCTGCATCTGAAATTATTTATGATGTTGTTGATCAAGAAGCGAATATTATTGTTGGTGCGGTAGTCGATGAGGCAATGGAAGGGGAGATACAAGTTACTGTAATTGCTACAGGATTTGAAACAACCCAACCATTAAACCAGCAAAGAATAAAAAACAGATTATCTAATCAACCCTTATATAATTATTCCGAAAATAAAGAATCAGGAGCTAGTATTCCTGAATTTTTGAGATTAAGGCAAAATAAAAAAGATATAGGTTAA
- a CDS encoding HU family DNA-binding protein: MNKADLVNLVAARTELTKTDVSLVVDAAIETIVDSVVEGKKVSLLGFGSFEPRDRSARQGLNPKTGEKIAIPAKRVPTFSAGKLFKDRVQG, from the coding sequence ATGAACAAAGCTGATTTAGTAAACCTTGTTGCTGCTCGTACAGAGCTCACAAAAACTGATGTTTCTTTAGTTGTTGATGCAGCTATTGAAACTATTGTTGATTCAGTAGTGGAAGGCAAAAAAGTCTCCTTACTAGGATTTGGTTCATTCGAGCCAAGAGATCGTTCTGCAAGACAGGGATTAAACCCTAAGACAGGCGAAAAAATAGCAATACCTGCTAAAAGAGTTCCAACATTTTCTGCAGGTAAACTTTTTAAGGATAGAGTTCAAGGGTAA
- the cbiB gene encoding adenosylcobinamide-phosphate synthase CbiB: MAEINLFLIFLGSIGFDLLIGDPRFLIHPVQVIGFYIKKISDYLINNFGENKKILFWGGFFVAISTIGMSFGLGKLIELSYVQSRNHFFVGLLIFFGLSSCIATKGLISSVKEIAELIERKEINNQNKKIIKEKVQRIVSRDVRSSSLKHLLRSSTESLTENSVDGIFGPLFWIFIGIIFMNFSIFLPGPLSLGFSYKAISTLDSMIGYKYDYFKYLGFFSAKIEDIFTFVPSRLVLITLPLVSSKVNEYVSIIKKSYLDGKKYDSPNAGISEAIYAYISGIKLGGKSKYKNEIIKKPIINETGDNCTEEKIKLICKLITRLQFLWIIIFTLIFFIISSLI, from the coding sequence TTGGCTGAAATAAATTTATTTTTAATATTTCTTGGATCGATTGGTTTTGATTTATTGATCGGCGATCCAAGATTTTTAATCCACCCTGTTCAAGTAATTGGCTTTTACATAAAAAAAATATCTGATTACCTAATAAATAATTTTGGAGAAAATAAAAAAATATTGTTTTGGGGTGGTTTCTTCGTAGCTATATCCACTATTGGAATGAGTTTTGGTTTAGGAAAATTGATAGAACTAAGTTATGTGCAATCAAGAAATCATTTTTTTGTTGGATTGTTAATTTTTTTTGGACTTTCAAGTTGTATTGCGACAAAGGGACTAATTTCAAGTGTAAAAGAGATTGCAGAGCTTATAGAACGCAAGGAAATTAATAATCAAAATAAGAAAATAATCAAAGAGAAGGTACAAAGAATAGTAAGTAGGGATGTAAGGTCATCTTCTCTAAAACATCTCTTGAGATCAAGTACCGAAAGCCTTACCGAAAATTCTGTTGATGGAATATTTGGACCATTATTTTGGATTTTTATTGGAATTATTTTTATGAATTTTTCAATTTTTCTACCAGGACCTTTGTCACTTGGTTTTTCTTATAAAGCCATAAGTACTTTAGATTCAATGATAGGTTACAAATATGATTATTTTAAATATTTGGGTTTTTTCAGTGCAAAAATAGAAGATATTTTTACATTTGTTCCTTCAAGATTAGTTTTAATCACTTTACCTTTAGTTAGCTCCAAAGTTAACGAGTATGTATCAATCATAAAAAAAAGTTATCTTGATGGTAAAAAATATGATTCGCCTAATGCTGGGATTTCAGAAGCTATATATGCCTATATTTCTGGTATTAAATTGGGTGGTAAAAGTAAATATAAAAATGAAATTATTAAAAAGCCCATAATTAATGAGACTGGAGATAATTGCACTGAAGAAAAAATCAAATTAATTTGTAAACTAATTACGAGATTACAATTTTTATGGATAATAATTTTTACCTTAATTTTTTTTATAATATCGAGTTTAATTTAA
- a CDS encoding ATP-dependent Clp protease proteolytic subunit codes for MPIGTPSVPYRLPGSQYERWVDIYTRLGVERILFLGQEVNDGIANSLVAQMLYLDSDDNSKPIYLYINSPGGSVTAGLAIYDTIKYVKSDVVTICVGLAASMGAFLLAAGTKGKRVALPHSRIMIHQPLGGTSQRQASDIEIEAKEILRIKDMLNMSMADMTGQSFEKIEKDTDRDYFLSAEEAKNYGLIDRVISHPSEANQS; via the coding sequence ATGCCAATAGGAACTCCAAGTGTGCCTTACAGACTTCCCGGAAGTCAATACGAAAGATGGGTTGACATATATACAAGACTAGGTGTTGAAAGAATTCTTTTTCTTGGACAAGAAGTGAATGATGGTATTGCTAATAGCCTTGTTGCACAAATGCTTTATTTAGATTCTGATGATAATTCCAAACCTATCTATCTTTATATAAATAGCCCAGGAGGATCAGTAACTGCTGGCTTGGCTATATATGACACTATTAAATACGTAAAAAGTGATGTAGTAACCATCTGCGTAGGCCTCGCAGCCTCCATGGGAGCGTTCCTATTAGCCGCTGGGACAAAAGGCAAAAGAGTTGCTTTGCCTCATAGCAGAATAATGATTCATCAACCCTTGGGAGGGACATCTCAACGTCAAGCAAGTGATATTGAAATAGAAGCTAAGGAAATTTTAAGAATTAAAGATATGTTAAATATGTCTATGGCAGATATGACAGGCCAATCATTTGAGAAAATTGAAAAGGATACTGATAGAGATTATTTTCTAAGTGCGGAAGAAGCAAAAAATTATGGCTTAATCGATAGAGTTATATCACATCCAAGCGAAGCAAATCAGTCTTAA
- the ilvC gene encoding ketol-acid reductoisomerase, producing MTQLFYDTDADLSLLNNKTIAIIGYGSQGHAHALNLKDSGMDVIVGLYKGSKSESKAISDGLQVFSVSEACEKADWIMILLPDEFQKDVYLKEIEPNLKEGKILSFAHGFNIRFGLIKPPSFVDVVMIAPKGPGHTVRWEYQNGQGVPALFAVEQDSSGSARSLAMAYAKGIGGTRAGILETNFKEETETDLFGEQAVLCGGLSELVKSGFETLVEAGYQPELAYFECLHEVKLIVDLMVKGGLSQMRDSISNTAEYGDYVSGKRLINNDTKKEMQKILKDIQDGTFAKNFVEECDKNKPLMTKLREENSKHEIEKVGKGLRSMFSWLK from the coding sequence ATGACCCAACTCTTTTACGACACCGATGCAGATCTAAGTCTTTTAAATAATAAAACAATAGCGATTATTGGATATGGTTCACAAGGTCATGCACATGCCCTTAACCTTAAAGATAGCGGTATGGATGTAATTGTTGGATTATATAAAGGAAGTAAGTCTGAAAGCAAAGCTATTAGCGATGGTCTACAAGTATTTAGTGTTTCTGAAGCTTGCGAAAAAGCAGACTGGATTATGATTCTCCTCCCAGATGAGTTTCAGAAAGATGTTTACCTTAAAGAAATAGAACCAAACTTAAAAGAAGGAAAGATATTAAGCTTTGCTCATGGCTTCAATATAAGATTCGGACTTATCAAACCTCCTAGTTTTGTGGATGTTGTAATGATTGCTCCAAAAGGACCAGGACACACTGTTCGTTGGGAATATCAGAATGGTCAAGGAGTTCCAGCGTTGTTTGCAGTAGAGCAGGATTCTTCCGGAAGTGCAAGATCATTGGCTATGGCTTACGCTAAAGGGATTGGCGGAACGAGAGCAGGAATTCTTGAAACAAACTTCAAAGAAGAGACAGAAACTGATTTATTTGGCGAACAAGCAGTTTTGTGCGGAGGATTATCAGAACTCGTCAAATCAGGCTTCGAAACTCTTGTAGAGGCAGGATATCAGCCCGAACTTGCTTACTTCGAATGCTTACATGAAGTTAAACTTATTGTTGATTTAATGGTGAAGGGAGGCTTATCTCAAATGAGAGATTCTATTTCAAATACTGCAGAATATGGGGATTATGTAAGTGGTAAAAGACTTATCAATAATGATACAAAGAAAGAAATGCAAAAAATTCTAAAGGATATTCAAGATGGAACTTTCGCTAAGAATTTTGTGGAAGAATGCGATAAAAACAAACCCTTAATGACAAAATTAAGAGAAGAAAACTCAAAACATGAAATTGAGAAAGTGGGTAAAGGTCTGCGCTCGATGTTCAGTTGGCTGAAATAA
- a CDS encoding DUF3721 domain-containing protein — translation MKNSISLIPFLSLIIIALGCTNTTEENEMKMPMLFDNREQAEKEANKFGCKGAHQMGNKWMPCSMHKHNH, via the coding sequence TTGAAAAACTCTATTTCTCTAATTCCTTTTCTTTCGTTGATAATTATTGCATTGGGATGTACTAATACAACAGAAGAAAATGAAATGAAAATGCCAATGTTATTTGATAACAGAGAACAGGCAGAAAAAGAAGCAAATAAATTTGGTTGCAAAGGAGCTCATCAAATGGGGAATAAATGGATGCCATGTAGTATGCACAAACATAATCATTAA
- a CDS encoding ATP-dependent Clp protease proteolytic subunit has product MTVSAPYYGENTVMRTPPPDLPSLLLKERIVYLGLPLFSDDDAKRQLGMDVTELIIAQLLYLEFEDQEKPIYFYINSTGTSWYTGDAVGFETEAFAICDTISYIKPPVHTICIGQAMGTAAVILSSGTKGQRAALPHASIVLHQPISGARGQATDIQIRAEEVLKNKKSMLEILSRNTGKTIEELSKDSDRMSYLNPQEALDYGVIDRILTSQKDLPSKI; this is encoded by the coding sequence ATGACTGTATCTGCTCCTTATTACGGCGAAAACACCGTTATGAGGACCCCACCACCCGATCTCCCCTCTCTTTTGCTGAAAGAGCGAATTGTTTATCTTGGTTTACCATTATTCTCAGATGATGATGCAAAAAGACAACTAGGGATGGATGTTACTGAGTTAATCATTGCTCAACTTCTTTATCTAGAGTTTGAGGATCAAGAAAAACCAATCTATTTCTATATCAATTCAACTGGGACAAGTTGGTACACCGGTGACGCAGTTGGTTTTGAAACAGAAGCTTTCGCTATCTGCGATACAATAAGCTACATTAAGCCCCCAGTACACACAATATGTATCGGACAAGCAATGGGCACTGCTGCAGTTATTCTCTCGTCTGGCACTAAGGGTCAAAGAGCCGCTCTTCCACATGCTTCCATTGTTTTGCATCAACCTATAAGCGGAGCAAGAGGTCAGGCAACTGATATCCAAATAAGAGCTGAGGAAGTTTTGAAAAACAAAAAATCAATGCTGGAGATTTTATCACGTAATACTGGAAAGACTATTGAAGAACTCTCAAAAGACTCTGACAGGATGAGTTATCTCAACCCCCAAGAAGCACTAGATTATGGAGTTATCGATAGAATACTCACAAGTCAAAAAGATTTACCAAGTAAAATTTAA
- the panB gene encoding 3-methyl-2-oxobutanoate hydroxymethyltransferase, with product MLPSDLVNYKKKSRKIIALTAWDSISGSIAEQANVDLVLVGDSLAMVCLGYKSTLPITLENIIYHTNAVSRGFKKKIEEQPLVVSDMPFLTYQCGEDRAVEYAGKIIQSTYAKAVKVEGAEPEIQKVISRLIRMGIPVMGHIGLTPQSYLNIGLRKQGESLASQEKIKKEASILEELGCFSIVLEHIPDLLAKEIQNSLTIPTIGIGAGNYCDGQVRVTADLLGLNDDQPPFCQPIIQGKKLFKDKLKEWVDSQRLN from the coding sequence ATGTTACCTTCAGACCTTGTTAATTATAAAAAAAAATCTCGCAAAATCATTGCACTAACTGCATGGGACTCCATATCAGGCTCTATTGCAGAACAAGCAAATGTTGATCTCGTACTAGTAGGTGACTCATTAGCAATGGTCTGCTTAGGATACAAATCGACATTGCCAATAACTTTAGAAAACATAATTTATCATACTAATGCTGTTTCAAGAGGATTTAAGAAAAAAATTGAGGAACAACCTCTAGTCGTTTCAGATATGCCTTTTCTGACTTACCAATGCGGTGAGGATAGGGCTGTTGAGTATGCAGGGAAAATCATTCAGAGCACTTATGCAAAAGCTGTAAAAGTGGAAGGAGCTGAACCAGAAATACAAAAAGTTATTTCTAGATTAATAAGAATGGGAATCCCTGTTATGGGTCATATAGGTCTTACACCACAAAGCTATCTAAATATTGGATTAAGAAAACAAGGTGAAAGCTTAGCAAGCCAAGAAAAAATTAAGAAAGAGGCTTCAATTCTTGAAGAATTAGGATGTTTTTCAATAGTTCTTGAACATATTCCTGATTTGCTTGCTAAGGAAATACAAAATTCATTAACAATTCCCACAATAGGTATCGGCGCAGGTAATTATTGCGATGGTCAAGTAAGAGTTACTGCAGATTTGTTAGGCCTCAATGATGATCAACCCCCATTTTGCCAACCAATTATCCAAGGAAAGAAATTATTTAAGGATAAATTAAAAGAATGGGTAGACTCTCAAAGACTTAACTAA
- a CDS encoding chlorophyll a/b-binding protein — MQENGSSMENQNDAISNTSSSDNEYSKWVDNQGDEVKNVFGFNSSAELVNGRAAMIGFLMLILTELVLSGRPVTSSIFGIN; from the coding sequence ATGCAAGAAAACGGCTCTTCAATGGAAAATCAAAATGATGCTATTAGTAATACATCATCAAGTGATAATGAATACTCAAAATGGGTAGACAATCAGGGGGATGAAGTTAAGAATGTTTTTGGATTCAATAGCAGTGCTGAGCTTGTGAATGGTAGAGCAGCTATGATTGGATTCTTAATGCTCATATTAACTGAGTTGGTTTTAAGCGGCAGGCCTGTGACTTCTTCAATTTTTGGTATCAATTAA